The following are encoded in a window of Meiothermus sp. CFH 77666 genomic DNA:
- the ileS gene encoding isoleucine--tRNA ligase, producing MVEEKKLFEEVSETNFPKLEEAVLAFWREQQIFAKSDRKPAPKGEFVFYEGPPTANGKPAMHHVLARSFKDIFPRYKTMQGYHVTRKGGWDTHGLPVEIAVEKKLGVLGRKTLNREQIAEFTQQCREWVFANIEDWNYFTERMGMWVDLENAYITYHNSYIESVWNLLKRMWDRGMVVQDYKVVPLSPRISTTLSQNEIADGYREVDDPSVYVRFPLKLETAPQAVLERLKAQGVRLENLDNLAILVWTTTPWTLPSNTMAAVNPEMDYAVVRSPSVGHLIFAAEAVERLRELHKEELEVVAHLKGKDLEWWEYTPPFPEVGVELGVVKEQGEKRPDGRPVMHFVALADFVSAEDGSGVAHEAPVYGAEDLELSRQYGTPLLFGTNEYGLMQVTDERGKFFKDADKGLIRIMKERGVLYHAGQIRHRYPFHDRTGDPILYFAKPSWYIKTSNFRQALYDNNEKINWFPEHIKHGRFGNWLKDNVDWAISRERYWGTPLPFWVSEDGSEKICVGSVRELSELAGRDLSDLDLHRPYVDEITFVKNGKTFRRVPEVLDVWFDSGAMPYAQWHLLLDEQGQPLPGTEENYQLWQRHFPADYICEAIDQTRGWFYSLHAISTLLYDQPCFKNVICLGHLVDEKGHKMSKSKGNVVEPLPMFDKYGADAVRWYLFTGSEPGEQKRFSERLVQEAQRGFLGTLWNVYSFFVLYANLDRPNLQNRPAVADRPEMDRWLAARQQQLIERVTARLDAYDARGAGKELEQFVEELSNWYVRRNRRRFWKNDDPTDRESAYATLWEALVTVAQLAAPFTPFVAEALWQNLMRKVQPEASESVHLSDWPKADPALIDQTLLTQMGAVVKVVGLARSARAISGVKTRMPLPRVLVTAPTEAELAGLRHFADEIAEELNVKQVEVLGLGEELLTYRVLPNLPVMGKKYGKLVPAIRAALAELDSKMVARTIKAGQSVTLEVRAADGTLISLSPEELLLEALSPEGYSAQEQDGYLAALEVKLDEQLLLEGLSRDLIRLVQQARKEMGLNVSDRIHLTYTAEGRYAESLVQFGQRLQEETLALSLVQTAPVGYVTELSDEEGAVKFGLRKA from the coding sequence ATGGTGGAGGAAAAAAAGCTATTTGAAGAGGTGTCCGAGACCAATTTCCCCAAACTAGAGGAAGCCGTGCTGGCTTTCTGGCGTGAGCAGCAGATTTTTGCCAAATCCGATCGGAAGCCCGCGCCAAAAGGGGAGTTCGTCTTTTACGAAGGCCCGCCCACGGCCAACGGCAAGCCGGCCATGCACCACGTGCTGGCCCGCAGCTTCAAGGACATCTTTCCACGTTACAAAACCATGCAGGGCTACCACGTCACCCGCAAAGGGGGCTGGGATACCCACGGCCTGCCGGTGGAAATTGCGGTGGAAAAAAAGCTGGGGGTGCTGGGCCGCAAGACCCTGAACCGCGAGCAGATTGCCGAGTTCACCCAGCAGTGCCGCGAGTGGGTGTTTGCCAACATTGAGGACTGGAACTACTTCACCGAGCGGATGGGCATGTGGGTAGACCTCGAGAATGCCTATATTACCTACCACAACAGCTACATCGAGTCGGTATGGAACCTCTTGAAGCGCATGTGGGATCGGGGCATGGTGGTGCAGGACTACAAGGTGGTACCGCTCTCGCCTCGCATTTCCACCACCCTTTCGCAAAACGAAATCGCCGATGGCTACCGCGAGGTGGACGACCCTAGCGTGTACGTGCGCTTCCCCTTGAAGCTGGAAACCGCCCCCCAAGCGGTGCTCGAGCGGCTCAAGGCCCAGGGGGTGCGGCTTGAAAATTTGGACAACCTGGCCATCCTGGTCTGGACCACCACCCCCTGGACGCTACCCTCCAACACCATGGCGGCGGTGAATCCCGAGATGGATTACGCGGTGGTGCGTTCACCCTCGGTGGGGCATCTGATCTTTGCAGCCGAGGCGGTGGAGCGGCTCCGTGAGCTGCATAAAGAAGAGTTGGAAGTCGTCGCGCACCTCAAGGGGAAAGACCTCGAGTGGTGGGAGTACACCCCCCCCTTCCCCGAAGTAGGTGTGGAGCTGGGGGTGGTGAAGGAGCAGGGCGAAAAGCGTCCGGACGGCAGGCCGGTGATGCACTTTGTGGCCCTGGCCGACTTTGTGAGCGCCGAAGACGGCTCCGGGGTGGCTCACGAGGCCCCGGTCTACGGGGCCGAGGACTTGGAGCTTTCCCGCCAGTACGGCACTCCCCTGCTCTTTGGCACCAACGAGTACGGGCTTATGCAGGTCACCGACGAGCGCGGCAAGTTCTTCAAGGATGCCGACAAGGGGCTCATCCGCATTATGAAGGAGCGGGGGGTTCTGTACCACGCAGGCCAGATTCGCCACCGCTACCCCTTCCACGACCGCACCGGCGACCCCATCCTCTACTTTGCCAAGCCGAGCTGGTACATCAAAACCTCCAACTTCCGGCAAGCGCTCTACGACAACAACGAAAAGATCAACTGGTTCCCCGAACACATCAAACACGGGCGCTTCGGCAACTGGCTCAAGGACAACGTGGACTGGGCCATCAGCCGCGAGCGCTACTGGGGCACCCCGCTGCCCTTCTGGGTATCGGAGGATGGCTCGGAAAAAATTTGCGTGGGCAGCGTGCGCGAACTTTCGGAGCTGGCAGGCCGCGACCTCTCCGACCTGGACCTGCACCGCCCCTACGTGGACGAAATTACCTTTGTCAAAAACGGCAAAACCTTCCGCCGGGTGCCCGAGGTGCTCGACGTCTGGTTCGACTCCGGGGCCATGCCCTACGCCCAGTGGCATCTGCTACTGGACGAACAGGGCCAGCCCCTCCCCGGCACCGAGGAAAACTATCAGCTCTGGCAACGCCACTTCCCCGCCGACTACATCTGTGAGGCCATTGATCAGACCCGGGGCTGGTTTTACTCGCTGCACGCCATCTCGACCCTGCTCTATGACCAGCCCTGCTTCAAGAACGTCATCTGCCTGGGGCACCTGGTAGACGAGAAGGGCCACAAGATGTCCAAGAGCAAGGGCAATGTGGTCGAGCCTTTGCCCATGTTCGATAAGTACGGGGCCGACGCGGTGCGCTGGTACCTCTTTACCGGCTCCGAGCCGGGCGAGCAGAAGCGCTTTTCCGAGCGGCTGGTGCAGGAGGCCCAGCGGGGCTTCTTGGGCACGCTGTGGAACGTGTACAGCTTCTTTGTGCTTTATGCCAACCTGGATCGGCCCAACCTGCAAAACCGCCCTGCGGTGGCGGATCGGCCCGAGATGGATCGGTGGCTCGCAGCCCGCCAGCAGCAGCTAATTGAGCGGGTCACGGCCAGGCTGGATGCCTACGATGCCAGGGGCGCTGGGAAGGAACTCGAGCAGTTTGTGGAGGAGCTTTCCAACTGGTACGTGCGCCGCAACCGCCGGCGTTTCTGGAAAAACGACGACCCCACCGACCGGGAGTCGGCCTACGCCACCCTGTGGGAGGCCCTGGTTACCGTAGCGCAGTTGGCTGCCCCTTTCACCCCTTTTGTGGCCGAGGCTCTCTGGCAAAACCTGATGCGGAAGGTGCAGCCCGAGGCCTCTGAGTCGGTACACCTGTCTGACTGGCCCAAAGCCGACCCTGCGCTGATAGACCAGACCCTGCTCACCCAGATGGGGGCGGTGGTGAAGGTGGTGGGGCTGGCCCGGAGTGCGCGGGCCATCAGCGGGGTCAAGACCCGGATGCCTTTGCCCAGGGTGCTGGTAACGGCCCCTACCGAAGCCGAGCTGGCGGGGTTGCGTCATTTTGCCGATGAAATTGCCGAGGAACTGAACGTCAAGCAGGTCGAGGTGCTGGGACTGGGCGAGGAACTCCTGACCTACCGGGTGTTGCCCAATCTACCGGTGATGGGCAAAAAGTACGGCAAGCTGGTGCCCGCCATTCGGGCCGCCCTGGCCGAGCTTGACAGCAAGATGGTAGCCAGAACCATCAAGGCGGGGCAGAGCGTGACCCTCGAGGTCAGAGCAGCGGATGGTACTCTGATTAGCCTTTCGCCCGAGGAGCTGCTGCTCGAGGCGCTCTCGCCCGAAGGCTACTCGGCCCAGGAGCAGGATGGGTACCTGGCTGCCCTCGAGGTCAAACTTGATGAGCAGTTGTTGCTCGAGGGCCTGAGCCGCGACCTGATCCGGTTGGTGCAGCAAGCCCGCAAAGAGATGGGGCTGAACGTCTCGGATCGCATCCACCTGACCTATACCGCCGAGGGCAGATACGCTGAGTCCCTGGTGCAGTTTGGCCAGCGTCTTCAGGAAGAAACCCTGGCCCTCTCGCTGGTGCAGACAGCGCCGGTGGGCTATGTCACCGAGCTGTCCGACGAGGAAGGCGCCGTCAAGTTTGGACTTCGCAAAGCCTGA